A part of Aspergillus flavus chromosome 5, complete sequence genomic DNA contains:
- a CDS encoding putative GPI anchored protein — protein MNRLLKLAFLSLVASSAIATTAPEQVESETNTVADQSDSLHKALHLFEKFSHGVFRSDEDAADALTAEDRELAAHLNLKRDNSSSAVEPSATAVVPSSPTQASSPSSNTEAPSSTTEAPSSHTTEAPSTSSPSTTEASSASSSDSSTSQAEPTTSAQPTTATPTQKTTVEPTTSEQPTTTEKPTTSEKTTEKPTTSEQPTTTDKPTTSDKTTSEKTTEKPTTTDQPTPTTTDKPTTSEKTTSDKTTEKPNTSADSTKGPTTMQTTTTAPEPTTTEQTTKHTTPYTSTYKSTTTLPNGEQSTITSITVVHPTETDVATPTSAAPGLQTDNAAPTTGLTRELFVMVGGAAVVAMAL, from the coding sequence ATGAATCGTCTTCTGAAGCTTgccttcttgtctttggtCGCATCCTCTGCGATTGCGACCACCGCCCCTGAGCAGGTCGAGTCCGAGACCAACACGGTGGCCGACCAGTCCGATTCCCTCCACAAGGCTCTTCACTTGTTCGAGAAGTTCAGCCATGGTGTCTTCCGCTCCGACGAAGATGCTGCGGACGCTCTCACTGCCGAGGATAGAGAGCTGGCCGCCCATCTGAACCTCAAGAGGGACAACAGCTCTTCCGCTGTAGAGCCCTCAGCCACTGCTGTAGTACCATCCTCTCCTACTCAagcttcctctccttcctccaaCACTGAAGCTCCCTCTTCCACCACGGAAGCTCCCTCCTCCCACACCACTGAAGCTCCCTCtacttcctctccttccactACAGaggcttcttctgcttcctcgtcTGACTCGTCGACTTCTCAGGCGGAACCAACCACCTCAGCCCAACCCACCACGGCCACGCCTACTCAAAAGACCACCGTCGAACCGACTACCAGTGAGCAGCCCACAACCACCGAGAAGCCAACAACCTCGGAGAAAACCACCGAAAAGCCCACCACCAGTGAGCAGCCTACCACCACCGATAAGCCAACCACCTCCGACAAGACCACTTCTGAGAAGACCACCGAGAagcccaccaccaccgaccAACCCACGCCCACTACCACCGACAAGCCAACCACCTCCGAAAAGACCACCTCGGACAAGACCACCGAGAAGCCCAACACCAGCGCAGATTCCACCAAGGGCCCAACCACCATgcaaaccaccaccaccgccccAGAGCCCACAACCACCGAACAAACAACCAAGCACACAACCCCCTACACCTCCACCTACAAGAGCACCACCACTCTCCCCAACGGCGAGCAAAGCACCATCACCTCCATCACCGTCGTGCACCCCACCGAAACCGACGTCGCCACGCCCACCAGCGCCGCCCCGGGCCTGCAAACTGATAACGCGGCCCCGACTACCGGTCTTACCCGTGAGCTCTTCGTCATGGTCGGTGGTGCTGCCGTCGTGGCCATGGCGCTGTAA
- a CDS encoding putative C-4 methylsterol oxidase: protein MPKLETHWATIVTSYSPSTIEFTGTLLIQLLTFWLPSLIYLTLPTLFPTWSNNHKIQPAPKQPTKKEIHHCFKIVLRNQLLTTTLHLLQLNLLNKGTSSYTLTPTFPSLPILARDFLLSLLAREALFYYAHRFLHRPYFYVRIHKQHHKFTAPIALAAQFAHPIEQIFANALPISLPPQLLGSHVLTFWAFLGYELFVTATVHSGFDFFGGKARMHDLHHEKFNLNYGSLGLLDWVHGTDRLEKRRD, encoded by the coding sequence ATGCCAAAACTAGAAACCCACTGGGCGACGATCGTGACAAGCTACAGTCCCTCAACAATAGAATTCACCGGAACGCTTCTAATCCAACTCCTCACCTTCTGGCTCCCCTCCCTAATCTACCTGACCCTCCCCACCCTATTCCCAACCTGGTCAAACAACCACAAAATCCAACCGGCCCCAAAACAACCGACCAAAAAGGAAATCCACCACTGCTTCAAAATCGTCCTCCGCAACCAACTCCTAACCACAACCCTCCACCTACTCCAACTAAACCTCCTCAACAAGGGCACCTCCTCCTACACCCTAACACCCACCTTCCCAAGCCTCCCAATCCTAGCCCGCGacttcctcctcagcctcctcGCTCGCGAAGCCCTCTTCTACTACGCCCACCGCTTCCTCCACCGTCCCTACTTCTACGTCCGCATCCACAAACAGCACCACAAGTTCACGGCCCCCATCGCCCTCGCCGCGCAGTTCGCCCACCCCATCGAACAGATCTTCGCTAATGCGCTGCCGATCTCCCTGCCGCCGCAGTTGCTGGGGAGTCATGTGTTGACTTTTTGGGCGTTTTTGGGGTATGAGTTGTTTGTGACGGCGACTGTGCATAGTGggtttgatttctttggGGGGAAGGCGAGGATGCATGATTTGCATCATGAGAAGTTTAATTTGAATTATGGGAGTCTGGGGTTGCTGGATTGGGTGCATGGGACTGATcggttggagaagaggagggattGA
- a CDS encoding phosphatidylethanolamine-binding protein: MHYIQYGIGCLLSLLLTGAKGHEDKLFTRGPAFSAYPYPTFFIECPEIGASGSRMDIAHVYDGSGYFPELRWPITTPDTQEYVLVCEDPDEPLAAPVIHGLYYRIPPVFISLHRSDFIEVDSRNDPYRLRGGFKYGANSGGGVYLAPQPARGQGPHRYFFELIALNHTIDQSKLSPMATFDEIARQIEGKIIGWGEWFGVVERI; encoded by the coding sequence ATGCATTACATCCAATACGGTATCGgctgtcttctttccctgctCCTGACAGGAGCCAAAGGGCACGAAGACAAACTCTTCACAAGAGGCCCCGCATTCTCCGCTTATCCCTACCCTACATTCTTCATCGAATGCCCGGAGATCGGTGCTTCAGGCTCACGCATGGATATCGCACATGTATACGACGGCAGCGGGTATTTCCCAGAGCTGCGATGGCCCATCACCACGCCAGACACCCAGGAATATGTTCTGGTTTGCGAAGACCCTGACGAACCTCTGGCCGCTCCAGTTATCCACGGACTCTATTATAGAATCCCACCGGTGTTCATCAGTCTGCACCGTTCCGACTTCATTGAAGTGGACTCCAGGAACGATCCTTATCGTCTCCGCGGTGGGTTCAAGTATGGGGCAAATAGTGGAGGAGGGGTCTATCTGGCGCCACAACCAGCTCGGGGTCAAGGCCCTCACCGATATTTCTTTGAGCTCATCGCGCTTAACCACACTATTGATCAAAGTAAACTCAGCCCTATGGCGACTTTTGACGAGATTGCGCGACAGATCGAGGGCAAGATAATCGGATGGGGTGAGTGGTTTGGAGTTGTCGAGAGAATTTGA
- a CDS encoding 1,3-beta-glucanosyltransferase gel1 (unnamed protein product), with the protein MKGSAIATALTLGASTALAAPSIKARDDVTAVTVKGNAFFKGDERFYMRGVDYQPGGSSNLADPIADAEGCKRDIEKFKDLGLNTIRVYSVDNSKNHDECMNALADAGIYLVLDVNTPKYSLNRASPKISYNENYLQYIFATVDAFAGYKNTLAFFSGNEVINDGPSSKAAPYVKAVTRDLRQYIRSRNYREIPVGYSAADIDTNRLQMAQFMNCGTDDERSDFFAFNDYSWCDPSSFKTSGWDEKVKNFTGYGLPLFLSEYGCNTNKRQFQEVSSLYSTDMTSVYSGGLVYEYSQEPSKYGLVEIDDGKVKTLADFDALKSAFEKTKNPSGDGGYNKTGGANPCPAKDSPNWDVDSDALPAIPEGAKKFMKDGAGKGEGFAGKGSMSGGGSTSTGTAEPGSGSATGSAGSSSGSSSSSSSAGVMNIPNMSLAPLVVGMVTVMSTFVGAGLILV; encoded by the exons ATGAAGGGTTCCGCCATTGCGACAGCCCTCACCTTGGGTGCTTCCACTGCCCTCGCCGCTCCTTCCATCAAGGCGCGTGACGATGTGACCGCTGTCACCGTGAAGGGTAATGCCTTCTTCAAGGGTGATGAGCGTTTCTACATGCGTGGTGTCGACTACCAGCCCGGTGGCTCCTCCAACCTGGCCGACCCCATCGCCGATGCCGAAGGCTGCAAGCGTGATATCGAGAAATTCAAGGATCTCGGTCTGAACACCATCCGTGTCTACTCCGTGGATAACTCCAAGAACCATGACGAGTGTATGAACGCCTTGGCGGATGCTGGCATCTACCTGGTGCTCGATGTCAACACTCCCAAGTACTCTCTCAACCGTGCCAGCCCCAAGATTTCCTACAACGAAAACTATCTTCAGTACATCTTCGCCACTGTCGATGCCTTCGCCGGCTACAAGAACACTctggctttcttctccgGTAACGAGGTCATTAATGACGGCCCCTCATCCAAGGCCGCCCCTTACGTTAAGGCGGTTACTCGTGACCTTCGTCAGTACATTCGCAGCCGCAACTACCGTGAAATTCCCGTTGGATACTCTGCT GCCGATATCGACACCAACCGTCTCCAGATGGCCCAGTTCATGAACTGCGGTACTGATGACGAGCGCAGTGACTTCTTCGCTTTCAACGACTACTCCTGGTGTGATCCTTCCTCATTCAAGACGTCCGGCTGGGatgagaaggtgaagaactTCACTGGCTATGGTCTTCCCCTGTTCCTTTCTGAGTACGGTTGCAACACCAACAAGCGTCAGTTCCAGGAAGTCAGCTCCCTTTACAGCACCGACATGACCAGCGTCTACTCTGGTGGCCTGGTCTACGAGTACTCCCAGGAGCCCAGCAAATATGGTCTTGTTGAGATTGACGATGGCAAGGTTAAGACTCTTGCTGACTTTGATGCTCTGAAGTCGGCCTTCGAGAAGACCAAAAACCCCAGCGGCGACGGTGGCTACAACAAGACCGGTGGTGCCAACCCTTGCCCCGCCAAGGACTCCCCCAACTGGGACGTTGACAGCGATGCTCTGCCTGCTATCCCCGAGGGTGCTAAGAAGTTCATGAAGGATGGTGCTGGAAAGGGTGAGGGTTTCGCCGGCAAGGGTAGCATGAGCGGTGGTGGTAGCACCTCCACTGGCACTGCTGAGCCCGGCTCTGGCTCTGCCACCGGCAGCGCTGGCAGCTCCTCTGGcagctcctcctcgtcctcgtctgCTGGTGTCATGAACATTCCCAACATGTCCCTGGCTCCTCTCGTCGTTGGCATGGTTACGGTCATGTCCACTTTCGTGGGTGCTGGTCTTATCCTTGTTTAA
- a CDS encoding putative ubiquitin conjugating enzyme: MASSSTVKRLLSELKNYTNNPNEHLLHLGLVDNDDLFQWEAVLKGVKGTPYEGGLWSLSITIPPNYPNAPPTIRFNTRISHPNISFTTGEICLTLLTTEHWTPAYTLSQTLTEIHQLLTNPEPDSPLNVDVAVLLRDGDIPAWESIVRYWTEEERWQGPESASFSRA; encoded by the exons ATGGCGTCATCCTCCACCGTCAAACGCCTCCTCAGCGAACTGAAAAACTACACAAACAACCCGAATGAgcacctcctccacctcgGACTCGTCGACAACGATGACCTCTTCCAGTGGGAGGCAGTACTCAAGGGTGTAAAGGGAACTCCATACGAAG GTGGCCTGTGGTCCCTCTCAATAACAATCCCCCCAAATTACCCCAACGCACCGCCCACAATCCGCTTCAACACCCGAATCTCCCACCCCAACATCTCCTTCACCACCGGCGAAATCTGCCTCACCCTTCTCACAACGGAGCACTGGACTCCCGCGTATACGCTCTCGCAAACCCTGACGGAGATTCACCAGCTCCTGACGAACCCAGAACCCGATAGTCCGTTGAATGTGGATGTGGCGGTCTTGTTGAGAGACGGGGATATCCCGGCTTGGGAGAGTATCGTGCGGTATTGgacggaagaggagaggTGGCAGGGTCCCGAGTCCGCTTCTTTTTCGCGGGCTTAG